TCATTGAATGATGTATTTCCATTGGTATTTTCGCAGGAAAATGTGAGTCGGACAGCTGCTGCTATAGATGAGTATCGCCATCGGAGTAACATTAGGAGAAGGtttattgatttaataaaactaaaactattGTAATACTTTTAAGCAACCGGcgtcaatattttttggaaaattaaataaaactgcaAAACAAAATCACTGTTACATACACTAAAGTATTTCAGTAAAGAAACTAgtaatttagttaaatatgtttgattaCTTTCTCTGGATGAATTTTAGTTCTAGACATTGTGCAATTTAAAGCTTGTAACGTTGTAAAGGTATTTGTCATTGATGAACTCCGTATGTTGACCTATAGAGTTGAGTCGTTGAGATGCAAACCTATTGAAATGGATCTAAAGacttttatcatttgaatacAGCTGTGCTTTCTTTAAATGTCCAGCCATCATATAATTGGTTTGCAATACCCTGCCAATAATcgataaaatttaatttcataaaaattgttGTTACGGAGAACACAAGTACTAATAACAGAACTGATATTTTGTTGCCTTTTTCTTTAACATTTCTGTAATTAAGCGTCagatatctatatatatctaacgcacaaatattatatatttacagaGCAAGACAAAATGTTATAGAAGTCTTCGACAGTAagtataaacaaagaaaattgcAGATATAATGACACTGTGTAGTCATAATTTAAGTCTGCAATAGATATGGACTAACGTAGTCACTACAATTtagttttacttttaaaatgtattagaCGCAACGTCAGATATTGCTACCATTTAGTGTAACTTAAAAATGACGTTAAATTGGAAACACGCTTTATCTAATTCTTCCTGCTTTCCTTTTTGGGTAAATGCAAATTATAACACACAGGTATAAATGCCGTGAGAATCCAATccaatatgattttataattaacataGGATATTCAATTTTCCTGTTagtaattatgtgtttttggaGGAATATTGCTGCATTATATATTCAACCCGAGTATGATTTAATACAAGCAGTGACATACAATAGCTTAAACTTATGATACTGAAGTCTTCTTACTTTTTGACAGTCttatagatatgtatttttgtaatgtgtGCATCATTTCGTTTTGTTGAAAGCAggacatttatatttagtgGAGGAAGGAACACGCAGTGCATGCCGTCCCTAGCATATTACGCTTGTAGCGACGTCAATTTATGATAACGGACAAACTTGAAACATTTCCATTAATCCGTATTTCTTATAGATAACCCTGTAATATTAATGTTAATTGGTGTACCAACTTCAACtttaaatgtactttttatTGGTATAGTTATAAAGGCCGAAAAATAATCTTCACGAAATCAAATCTCCGGTTTTTTTTCCGTAAAAGTTTTGTGAAGGCATGAAAGTTGAACTCGGACATTTCCGAAATGCATTGCAAATCTATTGTTTTGAATTCATTATGTagctcaatttatttttcagttcgAATTTCGGGAGTAAACACTTAGTACATAACGATCGtgcatacattttaataaattatcttgtcaaaattttatttttgaactgaaATGTTTTAAGTTTCCAAATTAAATTTCCGAAGGGACATTTCCGTATATcacattcttttaaaaatatgtatgcaaatttatgataaaatttcGAAGAGTTGCGTACACatatactattatttttttctttttctatcataatgtgaaaatttaaaaatcaatctttattttcatgtataatttgcaatatttatttcagcatttgtataaaaaaaattcccatcaaatatttacttattaCGCTATTTTTCGCAGTGGTAGCAATATCAAACGTTGCGTCATTAGTCTCTATAAAGGCATAAAAGAAACCGAAAAAAATGATGCTAAATAATGCCCTGTCCTACTAGTGTCCACTTCTCCAATTACAATGTACAACGTGATTTTCTTTTAGAAGAatgtaaaattgaattttggCTTACTTGTTGGAAGACATTTAACCGCCAAAGGGAACATACAAAACATGGTAACTAgaagatacaaataaaataaaaatcacaaaacaaagTGTTTACGAAGACTAAAGTGAAATGTCTAAGGTCAAGGGACAGTAAATGAGCTATTTCGCAGATTTTGTTTGAAGTTTGCATACACCCTTGGCtcttggaatttttttttgtttttgtgtacaattgaaaattgaaataaaattaatgtattcATCTCTtttattaacttaaatattgcagattgattttttttaatatgggtgaatatttgtatagaacaCATATAAAATCGGCGATAAaaacttctaaaatttgtcttaaaatagccaaatctctaattctactccaaagatttttcttaaaaaactgaATGTTGTTGACACacaaatttctattttaatgattaaaaaaatcgtATGGTTACGAGCTTCGTCTTTTGTCTTATGatcaatttgttaccttgttggtagtgaaaaTTGTCTAAAATCAACGTTTAAAGGCCTGTGACGCGGTGaagttacgattatttcgacggttttgtgtgttttttttcaatgatgttaAACGTTATAACGAAGTCGATGACCCTATCTTTGTTATGCATTATCATaacggattttttttgtatctatggAGTAGtatttttaagacaaattttagaagttttttgtcgattttatgtgctttctttacaaatgttcacccattttgtaagaattcaatcattattatttcaaatgataaatgggattaattcaatattttttcgatttttagtTGGAGTTCATCGggccaaggttgtatgcaaaattttactgaaatctgtgacataaaCCCATTTACGGAAgcttgaaataaaaatagaatgatCGTAGCTAAGTGTAAAATAGACAGCGGGCGTtcatttttgtaacattttcataaattctTTACATAAAATGCATTAGGCTTTAACTTGTGGCTATGCATAATATTGCAGTATTTGGCAAAGATGTTTCAATATTGATGTTTCAGACAATATTGTTGTAAAACTAGTACAAGTATTGCACAATATATGTCATGTGAaaactgtttttgtttgtattaaaaaaatgtcacatagtTTGATTTACATAAAATGTTACATAGGgatttgaaaatatgataagGAGTAAATTATGATAGAATTAGATAAAGTATACATTAAGATTTTATGTGTGCAGGCTAAAAGTctctaaatagaaaaaaaaactagtgAACTTCCCTTAAGCTACAGTTCAACTGTATAAAAACACTAAAGTTGAAGCACTGGGGTCACTTCTATGTTTTTGGTGGGggtcgtgttgcttagtctttagttttctgttttgtgtattctgtactattatttgtctctttgtctttttgtttttagccatggcattgtcagtttattttcaatctatgaaaTTGACTctcctctggtatctttagtccttcttctttaaaaaaatatttaaatgaaaatagatGACATTCATGCTGATGTTTCTGGAAAGAGACACGAAATAAACCAACTggaatttcaaatttatatgtatgttttttaattctagttcatttatatgttttggagttagGTATGACTTCCAATTTCACTGGACTAGTACACATTTCTTTTTAGGTGCTAGCTGATTCCCATGCCCGGATGCGGGACAGCACTCAATAGGTATTAAGCGTTGAAGACCTATTGATTGCtgtcggctgttatctgctctttgttcgggttgttgttttcaattaagaTACCCTATTGAAAATTGAGGCTAaggtttaattttatttgacacAAAAGATTAAGTgcaaaagattttttgtaaatgattacaaaaatatactataaagtgcaataaatctttaaGGGGTCAGTTGacaattttttgtcatttgacttatttatatatcttactGGACATAATTGCTGTTACAGTTTATTACAtatctgttctatggtcgggttgttgtcgcattgacacattcccaatttcctttctccattttatctctatctgtattaacattcaaaataataaccaataTCATCAATAGtttcttaaaattactaaaTTGAATTAAGGGGCCGTAAGCTATATTGGGctgtctgattcgtctgaatatttcaggacagatagatagatctaaacattttgaaaatgtttacccaatgtcagatttacTCTATTAAAAGGCTTTTGTCTAAGAAAGTTAAAAACAATGCATTgtacctctatgttctatttttagtattATTGGTCATATTGGTTTACACAGGTGACACCCTATCCTAAGGATAATTGggatcatttttttaatgtatctatgcagtttcagaaaattaatttttttaaataaaaatttttacaaaaaaaaagttaataattgAATTCAAAGTGTCgataactccttaagaggtcattttggtcatttgacttatttgtagatagATCTAAATGCttcagtttcagagatataagtcAAAATTTGCTTTGTATCCCTATATTCTATGATGTCCATGTTGGTTGACAGGCGGGGGCGTCAGACACATTttctaaactagatacccaaatgatgactGTGGcctagtttggttaaatttggatgagtagttttagaggagaagatttttgtaaaagataacggGCGACGGTCGACGTAcgccaaatgatgagaaaagctcacttgacacATTTGTGTCAGATGCGCAAGAAAATGATAACAATATGTCGTGCAGTGAAAGCACTTATTTGGATAAACCTTCATCAGGAGCGCTCAAAGTCGAAAATTTGAAAGTTAATGTAAGAACCAAATCTGTTTAATGACCAAAATGGacctaaataaataaaaataaatatatggttAACTTTGTCTGAGGGAGATGAAATCTTcgtttctttgaaattttcataaatttgtaaaCGGAACATTTAAGAAGGATCTGCTAAATATCACGTTCGTACCGAAGTACCGACAGCTGAGCTGATGTTACAATGTGAGACTGATTGTAAAAAAACGTATGTATCTTCCCTTTCAGGGATTTTGAAAAAGCTTCCAtctttatgttttttcattCTTATTCTCATGTTTAAcggttataaaaaaaataatcataccAGAAAAGGTATAAACAATAAAGTCTGGTTTAGAGTGTGGTTTAACATCTATGTCGTCTGTcttctatatatatagaaacCGAACGTGACCTATTTTCGAATGTTTTGCTGAGTAAGAACTTGTCACGGTTTTTGCATGTACATCCAACCTTTATGTGGTTTTATGAAATCTCTGGTGTGGTTTCGTTTGGATATTGAGTTATATCTTATCGTTTGTAGAtggaattttgtattttaagtaCATTTTAGAAGTAATTTAAGgttgacattttcaaaaagcggaagatttcaaattttaacggGAGGGACGGAAGACGGACTGAAAAGCGGGAGATTTTGACTCCCGCAGGAAACATCACATGTATGTTTTAACTGTCAAAGAAATATGACacttgttataaaatattttggttttatgtATGTTTGCATTTGTTTCTGTTACACTCTAGTGTTTCTGCCGTCCCATTGTTTCCTCTCATAGTTGGTgtattttctttggttttagtttgaaacccggatttgttttctctccaTCGATTCGtcagttttgaacagcggtatactactgttgccttttctTATGGTGCTTGTTTGGTCAGCTATtatctttttaaacaaaaacttatGAAAGATGGCAAATCAAACACATGTTATTCGTCACTTCAACCAGCACAATAGATATGTTAACTAAACTtctaaaaagtaataaaaaaaggttttctTTTAAACTCTACAAGAAGTGACACCGAGTGCGTCTACAGGGTATGTTTTCCCTTCGACGAATGCAAGTTCTAATAACATGCCAGTTTTCCTTGTTACACTTTCATATCAGTTTCTTAATACGGTGTGTACTATCAGCGACAAAAACTTAATTTGTTGTCGTCATTTCATACCTCAAATTTACTTTACCTTTTGTTACCGTcgtttttagatttatttgtaCGATTATTTCAATTCATTAGTCAGTCACGTTGTATGTCTGTGATGTATATTTATACAGTTTTGGCTGGTGGGTCCAAATCCTTGTCACATTAACCTATTATGTATGCCTTGGTTGCTCATcccattttgtaaatataacgaaatTATATGCAACGAAACCACTTTatcttacttttatttataaacaactcTAAggcaagtgagaggtttagtcaGCTATCAAACTAGTTTTAACCCACCATTTCAATATAGCGCTAGTTTATCACTTGTTCCGTTGATAAATAGTGTTTgattctgtcattttttttatggaattgTAACTTTTGAATTTGCCTGGGGTTCGGTAATTTCTTTCACAGTACTGCATTTCAAATTGATAATGTTTGATCTAACAGTTTTTATGGacttttcctttttgaattttaattggAGTTCGGTACATTTTTACTTTACTGAATTGCACATTGATAAAACAACACTTATGGCAGATATAAGAAGCCACGATCTTGTTGAATTCCTACTGCAGCTTATGTAGATTTATAAttgaattgtcattttttttcaataccagCTGATTTGAgtgttcagatttttttttcttgaatacttttgcaagacaatttgaaattttgaagagAACTGATAATTATCGACCCAGTTATCCAATAATTATCGAACAGTTCTAATACAAGTAGACAGGTAAAAACTGAAATTTACAATGTTTATCTAATTCAAGAAATCGTTTTATTCCAGAATGTTCAAAGCATTTAGACGTGGTAGAAAACATCACAGTGAATTATTCCAAGAACATCATAAACATTGAATCAACTTTACAAAAACTAAACAGAAAGTTGCTTGTTAAGAGGCAGCCAGATAAGAGTGATGTTTATTTACACATAAAACCCATTCAAAATTCTCCAACGTTTCCTTCGGATATCAAAAGAGAAGAATCAAAGAGGCATAATGTAGAACACTCAATGATTATTGATGATCCATCTTCTGACTCTTCCCCATTGCTTCTAAATCAAACGGTTACAAAAAGCATCAAATCGGTGTTTAATCATGACATGGTTATCCAACAACGACCAAATGAGGATTTATACTCAGAAATCTGTATGAATGAGACCATTGTTCATCCAACAAACAACGTTTCTTTTGAAACTGAGAATGAAAGCATATATGAAGACGTTATTCCTGAAACATTGAATACTGAAAATGGCCAATTTGAAACGTTTAGTGTTCTATCTGTCCGAGGGTCCGAATCATGTTCTTCAGATGAAAATAGTCTTACAATTGAAAAGCACAGAGTCACACTATACCCCGAGAAAAAAGATGAAGACAGCAATTGTGACAACACAAAAGAAATATGTGAAAGACAAAATGACTTACCAACCACTAGTGCTGAGTCAAATAATAAACAGGGAAAAACAGAAAGAGGAATTCAACTGTAAGATATTTCATATGGAATCATTTACCCTTTCATGTATTTTCGTCAGCATGTTCAAGTTCTTTTTATTCCAGAATTTACCATGCAAACTGATTATAAATAATAGCAAAACATACCGTTTTGAAATTATGTAACTATCCATGTGTAGTTAAAAAGCTGATAATGAGATAAACCAAAATTCATTGAATATATAGGATCGTAAgctttaaatggtttattttgtttttttgacatttgtctTAAAAGcatcaatttttgttatataatgaagaatttaatttttataggAAGGTCGACCGTTTTTCGGAAATGCTAGTACTGTTATTCACTGTTTAGTTCATTTTCATGAGGAGGACCAAATCGATACAAAGTCAGTTAAAATCCTTAAAAATATCCCCAAATCTGGCTTTCTATTTCTAAGGCTGGATTTTTAAGTTGTGCTTTCTGGTGTCTTTTACATtatattacatacatatttgaataaatcCATATGATGTATTGTATGTGTTTGCATTGGGCACCAATTATCGGATATCAATTGATTTTCTGACATCGAATAACAACAGCCTCAAATGAAAGTTGGCTTTTCAAGCTAGAATCATCTGTTAAAAATGCTAGTTTAATATTATCATTATGTAGctttaatttaagttcatttgagaCAAACATGATAAACTAATCTAAGAATTATTACCAGTGAGTTTCCATGTAGGTTTGCATTTGTATCAACTCtccttttataacatttatgttctagataaactcatcatagattccaggattgaaatttcatattttcgccagacgcgcgtttcgtttacaaaagactcatcagtggcgctcaaattcataaattgtaaaaaaggccaaataaagtacgaagttgaagagcattgaggaccaaaaaaaaaaaaaaaaaaaaggccaaatacagctaaggtaatctattcctgaggtgacagaaagccttagtatttcaaaacttCTAAATtgtgttaacagttaatttataattatgaacatatcaatgataactcaagagCAAAGACTTGAATTGCATATACTAAttggttataattttgtatcggtagacatttttctcttttattttgatCAAAATTTTAATGTCCAGTAGTAAGTTAACAAATTGTATGTACCGTTTTGATCTTCTTTCATTTGCGAAAGTTGCTTATGATTTGTAGATAATTTTAACACCGacgttttgaaatttaagggAAACATCCTCTTCCGGATATTGTACATTATCAAGACAATTGGAATTTAGTGCAGGTTATCATGAAACACGGAACGTAGCAATTCCATCTACTAGAGCCTCACAGACTTCCTTGGCAACTATTACAAGCACAGGTATTTCGTCACGACTTATATAGCATTTGATTTGACTTAAAATAGTATATAATTGAAAGGTCacataaatgtttaataaaaatttaaaccacaaaaatacttaactacgaggaaaattcaaaacggaatttCCTAATCAAATtggaaaatcaaaagctcaaacgcatcaaacgaatggataacattaacattcttataacaatattaacaactataggtcaacgtacggccttcaacaatgtgtccatgccgcaaagtcagctataaaaggcccgaaatgacaaatgtaaatgaATTCAAAATGTTACATTAAACAGGTGTATAATTACATTTCATCAGGGAAAAGCTACAACAGGAATACATGATATTGAGTACAAACTGTATAACATAGGTACTatgtatattcatattttattagttTAGTTTATTTAGTTTCAATCTAAATATTATATTGACAGACGAAGCGTTACCAACAAATGCTTCCTACGAAGTAAAACAATGTGATAaggttgaaaatcaaattataccAGATGACATATCAATAGACGAAGAAGAAAGGCTATTAGAAGAGAAGGTTGTGGAACTAACTAAAAAAAAGCAAGATAAAATACAACGGGATGAAAGAAAAAGGATTTTACACAAAAGAATAGCAGAATTAGaaaaatttatcaatgaaaaagaaaatattcaaattccTCAGGGTAAgaagaaataataaattacaatAGAAATTGACGAGGTATAGGCCATATTTTCTTGAAGATATTAGATATTTCACTTTCaggtgtgtggtttttttttgtaaagttgttTTAACATAACAAAGAAGATAAAATATACTATAGTAGGCATATTGATACAAGatttgaaatatgttatatatttttgcgTGGAATGAGGTctctaactaaaaaaaaatatatgtttacattcAACAGAGTTTTGGTTAAGAGTCATTCTTATTCATTATTTGGCTAAATACTAATGAATTTTCAAATCTGACAAGATCGTGGTTTTGGGCTCTCTTAAAAGTTACTGATTGGTCACCTGAAAAGCgcaattacattaaaaaaaatctcatagTTTAATACGAAGTCGTGTTACCGCTAATCTAAAATTGGATTTTGATACTAGTTATTAAATTGTGTATGCCAGACATGCATTTCGTCAATTCAAAAGACTTCAATATAGTGTagcttaaattaaaaatgaaaaataaaacatgatgttAAAAAGCATTTGGGATTCAAAATTGCGAAAGGACTTGACACATACAGCTAAGTTTATCTGTTCCTGGTGTAAACAATCATTAGTATTGCgagagaaaaaaagtttatatatgattttaacTAAAGCTTTGTCCTATGTTGATTGGATTTGTTATAGGAGGCTTTTAAAAATTCACGAGAGTCAACATTTACCTGGTTAAAACTAACAAATCAAACAAGCAGAATAAAACCATTTCAACAAATGTCCAGGACGTCCCCGAACTCCTTAGAGCAGATAATATTGAAGACTTGGTATTTAATATTTCGCGTTCATTTAACTTGCACAGAAAGTGCCTCGATTCTAAGCCATAAAGGCATATCTATCATCAAAATACTACCTAACTGCTGTATCAGAAATTGGCAGAATTAGAAGAATTACAGTGATGTACTTCCGTTCATAATAATCAttgtaattattaattaatCTAAGGGGTAGAATTGATTCACTCTTTTATTCGTGGTATATTGAACTGAAGGTTGGAGATAccttaaaataattgaatatcaaatagactataattataatagttacataattttacatatatctgtCAGGTAAAAATAACACTTCTGCGATACTGTTGTGCTCAGAAGGATAGTCTTAACCAAGATTAATAAACtggaatttaaaaatgtttcaacaTACTGTCGATAGAATTTGTTTAACTTTCAGACTTTTTTCTCACTTAAATAAATATTGCTTGatgatttttggttgcttaaaGTGCAGTGGCAAATCTTTTAGGCATTTTCAGGAcgaaaacaattaataaaataggtaTAGGTTTTGTAAAAGAGGCGTCTGGGATTAAGGTCGAATTAATGTATACTGCCACGGGAGAGTAAGGATATATtagatagggacagaaatttagTCTTGCAACATATCAACTacgagccccccccccccccccccccggaagtgttgcaagggttcttagcGTGCAAAGAGTACATATATCACTCTCCtaacacgaggcatcggattttatgtccccattctgaccagaagtgctacatatttgtacaatatatcctgcacagccaaacggacgcttCACTTTCATAAGGATTTTACTGTCGGTCGGAGGTAGACCAATGGTGACCATACTTCTATTCTCCAGTCTTACTTGCGTTCATTAATACGACACTCTTGACCTTAATGTACATAGATGTATGTGAGATACTGTAAGTTTTTAGTTAAAAATGGAAATAACCCTGGTGCATAATTAATTAAGAGGAAAATGACCCATTCTTTTTTCTAGTAGAAATTCAATAGTAAATTTTCATATACGATAACATGCATGCATTCCTAGCCCGAGTACTTCAAAGCCGTTTGGATGTTCATGTGTTCAATTCTCAGTGTATGGCTATTTAAGTGTTCATAAATTAGAGACATTTACTACATACCAGATCACACCCGCGACATCGCAAGTCCGAGACTGAATTAAAATATCTGATTAAGTATAAGCCTTGTTTTTAATCTGTGTTTCTAATATTGGTATTGTCAAACGGGTCTGGAGCTGTTAAATTTGTAATCATCatcattgtcctatattagttatatatataaacttgaattatttgattcgccgaatttagtagtgtcaatcCTGTTTAATGACGAAGTTTGGGTGTGATTATGGTCCGTGTTTATAGCAAATTGTAGTGCGGCAGACAGCTGCGACATGAACAGATAAGGTAAGCTGTACGTCGAGTGAGCATGCGCGAAAGCGTATAAGACATGGGTCGATAAAGGTCTTCGATTTTGGATATTTTCCTGAAAAATGCGTTTTCTTCCAAAATGTTTTCTGTGGAAAAAAGCCATTTCATAGACATCTTTAGGCTGTACAAAACACTGCATTTATATTTCAGACTTAGCTAgtatgtactagtatatatatggtttcagaggagttgcggcTCAATTAAATCAGTCTTTTCCTTTTATAATATATGTGTCCCTGATAAAACTTATACGCTTCAATATTTCCTTTTGACAGATAAAACTAATATAGTCTACGAGCGGATAGATGAGGATACTAGAAAGAAGGAGTTTGTTAATCGGCATTACCTTTCAATTCCACCAGATTATAGATTTGAATATCATGACGTGTTAATACTTTATGATTCTGATAATGACCACGAGGAAGCAGAAAAGTTTaaattacatttacaaaatgatttaaaactatcaaatgGGCGTAAAGTCAAAGCAGCATTATATGATGGACCAGAAATGGACACGCGTACAAATCGTACATTTGAACACCTGGAAAAAAGTTTTGAGAGATGTAtcttaaagtttatatttttaactagtagTTTCCTTAAAAATGACAGGGTTAACGTTTACAGTGAATCTTTTATCAGTGAGGCAATGCACAAGAAAGAATACCGTTATAGTATTGTTCCTATCCATGCCCATGACAAAATAAAGGCGCCATTTGGACTTAATAATTTAAGTAGTTTTAGATACTACAGTAGAGACAATAACTATGGAGCCCGTATGTTAAAGCTATTAGAAGAAAATGTGTGCAAAAGGGAAGAAAAGCAGAGAGCCTTGATAAAGTTACAGTATAATTTGTTGCTATCGATACTTGAAAATTAATAGGCCAGACATACATTTCTctgaaaaaatagttaaaaatataatgattttcaGTGGAAGCCCGTGAACTGCATAAATGCcttttgtaaaaattatatgTATACTAGTGCAGTAGTGAGTCATATATGTTATTCATTCATCCTTCGATTgtgaaaaattttaaaagatgttaatatcaacattccaatgaattatttttaaattgagttAAAGGTAGCATACTTGAAATTAGTCTATTTGCAACAAGATTTGTATTgcaatatttaattcattttaacatattttgtagaATCCATGATAAACTCTTCAAATGTAATTATCGTACACGTTCAGGAAGAGACATATcaat
Above is a window of Mytilus trossulus isolate FHL-02 chromosome 4, PNRI_Mtr1.1.1.hap1, whole genome shotgun sequence DNA encoding:
- the LOC134716409 gene encoding uncharacterized protein LOC134716409; this encodes MDFPNVLENVSRTAAAIDEYRHRSNIRRRARQNVIEVFDKCSKHLDVVENITVNYSKNIINIESTLQKLNRKLLVKRQPDKSDVYLHIKPIQNSPTFPSDIKREESKRHNVEHSMIIDDPSSDSSPLLLNQTVTKSIKSVFNHDMVIQQRPNEDLYSEICMNETIVHPTNNVSFETENESIYEDVIPETLNTENGQFETFSVLSVRGSESCSSDENSLTIEKHRVTLYPEKKDEDSNCDNTKEICERQNDLPTTSAESNNKQGKTERGIQLETSSSGYCTLSRQLEFSAGYHETRNVAIPSTRASQTSLATITSTDEALPTNASYEVKQCDKVENQIIPDDISIDEEERLLEEKVVELTKKKQDKIQRDERKRILHKRIAELEKFINEKENIQIPQDKTNIVYERIDEDTRKKEFVNRHYLSIPPDYRFEYHDVLILYDSDNDHEEAEKFKLHLQNDLKLSNGRKVKAALYDGPEMDTRTNRTFEHLEKSFERCILKFIFLTSSFLKNDRVNVYSESFISEAMHKKEYRYSIVPIHAHDKIKAPFGLNNLSSFRYYSRDNNYGARMLKLLEENVCKREEKQRALIKLQYNLLLSILEN